In a single window of the Thermofilum uzonense genome:
- a CDS encoding tRNA (cytidine(56)-2'-O)-methyltransferase has protein sequence MNLRRIYVLRIGHRPVRDHRVTTHVGLVARAFGADGLFLEEKVEDSVVQTIRKVCYTWGGDFKVEKLKDPINFVREWKNKGIVVHLTMYGLNIADESMLNLIKSSERDILVVVGGEKVPRILYDLADYNIAIGNQPHSEVAALAIFLDRFFDGRELLRNFPGARVRIIPSSRGKKIQRVM, from the coding sequence ATGAATCTCCGTAGAATATATGTTTTGAGGATAGGACATCGCCCGGTTCGTGATCACCGTGTTACAACCCATGTAGGTCTTGTAGCCAGAGCTTTTGGCGCGGACGGCTTGTTCCTAGAGGAAAAGGTTGAAGATTCCGTTGTACAAACCATTCGTAAGGTTTGCTACACCTGGGGCGGAGATTTTAAAGTTGAAAAACTCAAAGATCCTATCAATTTTGTTCGCGAATGGAAGAATAAAGGTATTGTTGTCCATCTAACAATGTACGGCTTAAACATAGCAGATGAAAGCATGTTAAATTTAATAAAAAGCAGTGAGAGAGATATTTTGGTAGTAGTGGGAGGCGAGAAGGTTCCTAGAATATTATACGATCTTGCCGACTATAATATTGCAATCGGGAATCAACCGCACAGTGAGGTAGCTGCGTTAGCGATATTTTTAGATAGATTTTTTGATGGAAGAGAACTGCTGAGGAACTTTCCAGGGGCCAGGGTACGTATTATACCCTCATCTCGTGGGAAAAAGATTCAGAGGGTGATGTGA
- a CDS encoding TFIIB-type zinc ribbon-containing protein translates to MSSEKIIASLARKIHGERAEQIIRLLIEKVEMSDEDIAKELGTNVEEVRRILNELFESRLVKYRRARDEIIGWYKYFWRITDEPIGRILEDRKRLTLSVLQKALNYEKSTEFYVCPNCKKRFTLTEADENNYICDECGSILEPFDNSNAIAKLENSIKKLQKWIIENE, encoded by the coding sequence ATGTCCTCTGAGAAGATAATAGCCTCCTTAGCAAGGAAGATACATGGAGAACGCGCAGAACAGATTATACGGCTCCTGATCGAGAAGGTAGAGATGTCTGACGAAGATATAGCAAAGGAGCTAGGTACGAACGTCGAGGAGGTTAGGAGAATCCTGAACGAGTTGTTTGAGTCGCGTCTAGTTAAGTACAGACGTGCAAGAGACGAGATCATCGGATGGTATAAGTATTTCTGGAGGATAACAGACGAGCCGATAGGTAGGATATTGGAAGACAGGAAAAGACTCACATTAAGTGTGCTTCAAAAAGCGTTAAACTACGAGAAAAGTACAGAGTTTTACGTATGTCCCAACTGTAAAAAACGTTTTACACTTACTGAAGCGGATGAAAACAATTATATCTGCGATGAGTGCGGCTCTATCTTAGAACCCTTCGATAACTCTAACGCTATAGCAAAATTAGAGAATAGTATTAAGAAGCTTCAGAAGTGGATTATTGAAAACGAGTGA
- a CDS encoding PUA domain-containing protein, giving the protein MDTKKNSVNILEKRQLEAVIYYQYGVELSLDVERNQIEVTRSRKTGRIKQIFLNKKYFASLRAKDGFIIPSIYGWKYIASASASTLPCIEIKEDIAQFIADGKTLFSKHVVRAHADILPGDEVCIKTVKGEIIASGKAILPGTEMGIIRIGKAVKTRKTAKNS; this is encoded by the coding sequence ATGGATACTAAGAAAAACTCAGTGAACATCCTCGAGAAGAGACAGCTAGAGGCTGTAATATATTATCAATATGGAGTAGAACTCTCTCTAGATGTTGAACGCAACCAAATAGAAGTTACGAGATCCAGAAAAACAGGACGTATAAAGCAGATTTTTTTGAATAAAAAATATTTTGCTTCCTTAAGAGCAAAAGATGGATTTATAATACCTAGTATTTATGGTTGGAAGTATATTGCATCTGCTTCAGCTTCGACGCTGCCATGCATAGAGATAAAGGAAGACATAGCGCAATTCATAGCGGATGGTAAGACCCTTTTCTCGAAACATGTTGTAAGAGCACACGCAGATATTCTACCTGGAGACGAAGTTTGCATAAAGACCGTAAAAGGCGAAATTATAGCATCAGGTAAAGCTATCCTTCCAGGAACTGAGATGGGAATAATTAGAATAGGTAAGGCCGTTAAAACTAGAAAAACAGCTAAAAATAGTTAG